The following are encoded in a window of Numida meleagris isolate 19003 breed g44 Domestic line chromosome 13, NumMel1.0, whole genome shotgun sequence genomic DNA:
- the GPRC5B gene encoding G-protein coupled receptor family C group 5 member B isoform X1 — protein sequence MFIVSDRKMKTYPAIGFFVLFVISYGSSENSSMPRGCGLDLLPQYVYLCDLDAIWGIVVEAVAGAGVLTTLLLMLILLVRLPFIKEKEKKSPLGMHFLFLFGTLGLFGLTFAFIIQEDEMVCSTRRFLWGVIFALCFSCLLAQAWRLRRLVRHGKSPSGWHLAGVAICLMLVQVIIATEWLILTVVRDNKMACSYEPMDFAMALIYVMFLMVFTMGFSLFTLCGKFKKWKKNGVCLIITLFFSILIWVAWMTMYLFGNAELKRRDKWSDPTLAIALVSSGWVFVIFHAIPEVHCTILPSQQENTPNYFDTSQPRMRETAFEEDIQLPRSYMENKAFSMDEHNAALRTAGFRNGSLGSRPSAPFRSNVYQPTEMAVVLNGGTIPTAPPSYTGRHLW from the exons ATGTTTATTGtctcagacagaaaaatgaaaacctacCCAGCCATTGGTTTCTTCGTCCTCTTCGTCATCAGCTATGGCTCTTCTGAAAACTCCAGCATGCCGAGAGGGTGCGGACTGGACCTCCTCCCGCAGTACGTGTACCTCTGCGACCTGGATGCCATCTGGGGAATAGTTGTGGAGGCGGTTGCGGGAGCAGGTGTGCTGACAACGTTACTGCTGATGCTGATTTTGCTGGTGAGGCTGCCCTTCatcaaggaaaaagagaagaagagccCCCTGGGAATGcacttcctctttctttttgggACACTCGGACTGTTTGGGCTGACGTTTGCTTTCATCATTCAGGAAGATGAAATGGTGTGCTCTACCCGAAGATTTCTGTGGGGAGTTAtctttgctttgtgcttctcGTGCTTGCTAGCTCAAGCTTGGAGACTTCGCAGACTAGTTCGGCACGGGAAGAGTCCGTCTGGCTGGCATCTAGCTGGTGTGGCGATCTGCCTGATGCTTGTTCAGGTCATCATTGCAACTGAGTGGTTAATACTGACAGTTGTCAGAGATAACAAGATGGCTTGCAGCTACGAACCAATGGATTTTGCCATGGCTTTGATTTATGTTATGTTCCTGATGGTATTTACCATGGggttttctcttttcactctCTGTGGAAAGtttaagaaatggaagaaaaacgGAGTATGCCTGATTATaacgctttttttttccattctgatttGGGTAGCCTGGATGACTATGTACCTCTTTGGTAATGCTGAACTAAAGAGAAGAGATAAATGGAGTGATCCCACTCTTGCTATTGCACTGGTGTCCAGTGGTTGggtgtttgttatttttcatgctaTCCCAGAGGTCCACTGTACCATCCTTCcatcacagcaggaaaacactCCCAATTATTTTGACACTTCACAGCCAAGGATGCGTGAAACTGCTTTTGAGGAAGATATACAGCTTCCTCGGAGctacatggaaaacaaagccttttctATGGATGAACATAATGCAG CACTAAGGACGGCAGGATTTCGAAACGGCAGCTTGGGAAGCCGACCTAGTGCTCCTTTTAGAAGCAATGTGTATCAGCCAACTGAGATGGCAGTTGTGCTAAATGGTGGGACT ATACCAACAGCTCCGCCAAGTTACACTGGACGACACCTCTGGTGA
- the GPRC5B gene encoding G-protein coupled receptor family C group 5 member B isoform X2: MKTYPAIGFFVLFVISYGSSENSSMPRGCGLDLLPQYVYLCDLDAIWGIVVEAVAGAGVLTTLLLMLILLVRLPFIKEKEKKSPLGMHFLFLFGTLGLFGLTFAFIIQEDEMVCSTRRFLWGVIFALCFSCLLAQAWRLRRLVRHGKSPSGWHLAGVAICLMLVQVIIATEWLILTVVRDNKMACSYEPMDFAMALIYVMFLMVFTMGFSLFTLCGKFKKWKKNGVCLIITLFFSILIWVAWMTMYLFGNAELKRRDKWSDPTLAIALVSSGWVFVIFHAIPEVHCTILPSQQENTPNYFDTSQPRMRETAFEEDIQLPRSYMENKAFSMDEHNAALRTAGFRNGSLGSRPSAPFRSNVYQPTEMAVVLNGGTIPTAPPSYTGRHLW, from the exons atgaaaacctacCCAGCCATTGGTTTCTTCGTCCTCTTCGTCATCAGCTATGGCTCTTCTGAAAACTCCAGCATGCCGAGAGGGTGCGGACTGGACCTCCTCCCGCAGTACGTGTACCTCTGCGACCTGGATGCCATCTGGGGAATAGTTGTGGAGGCGGTTGCGGGAGCAGGTGTGCTGACAACGTTACTGCTGATGCTGATTTTGCTGGTGAGGCTGCCCTTCatcaaggaaaaagagaagaagagccCCCTGGGAATGcacttcctctttctttttgggACACTCGGACTGTTTGGGCTGACGTTTGCTTTCATCATTCAGGAAGATGAAATGGTGTGCTCTACCCGAAGATTTCTGTGGGGAGTTAtctttgctttgtgcttctcGTGCTTGCTAGCTCAAGCTTGGAGACTTCGCAGACTAGTTCGGCACGGGAAGAGTCCGTCTGGCTGGCATCTAGCTGGTGTGGCGATCTGCCTGATGCTTGTTCAGGTCATCATTGCAACTGAGTGGTTAATACTGACAGTTGTCAGAGATAACAAGATGGCTTGCAGCTACGAACCAATGGATTTTGCCATGGCTTTGATTTATGTTATGTTCCTGATGGTATTTACCATGGggttttctcttttcactctCTGTGGAAAGtttaagaaatggaagaaaaacgGAGTATGCCTGATTATaacgctttttttttccattctgatttGGGTAGCCTGGATGACTATGTACCTCTTTGGTAATGCTGAACTAAAGAGAAGAGATAAATGGAGTGATCCCACTCTTGCTATTGCACTGGTGTCCAGTGGTTGggtgtttgttatttttcatgctaTCCCAGAGGTCCACTGTACCATCCTTCcatcacagcaggaaaacactCCCAATTATTTTGACACTTCACAGCCAAGGATGCGTGAAACTGCTTTTGAGGAAGATATACAGCTTCCTCGGAGctacatggaaaacaaagccttttctATGGATGAACATAATGCAG CACTAAGGACGGCAGGATTTCGAAACGGCAGCTTGGGAAGCCGACCTAGTGCTCCTTTTAGAAGCAATGTGTATCAGCCAACTGAGATGGCAGTTGTGCTAAATGGTGGGACT ATACCAACAGCTCCGCCAAGTTACACTGGACGACACCTCTGGTGA